The sequence below is a genomic window from Serratia nevei.
CTTGGCACTCTGCCACGTGTCGCTAAAGCTGAGCAGATGACCACCGGCGGCAGTGCGCAATATTGGGTGGGCAAGGCGGGGTTAGCCCTGGCTTAATTGATTGAAAAGATAGTCAAAGACCACGCGCACGCGCGCCGGGCAGGCGTGCTGATGCGTATGATAGAGGTTGACCGGCCAGGGCGGCGGGGCGTCGCCCGGCAGAACGGCTACCAGCTCACCCGCAGCGAGGTGTTTTTCAACCAAATACCCGGCCAGTTGGCCAAAGCCTAAACCGGCGAGCACCGCTTTACGCTCTATATCGGGCGTGTCGGTGACGAAGGCGGCGGACTTCGGGTAGAGATAACGTTTTTGGCTAAATTCCCAGGGCCAGTAGCGCCCGGTCTTGCGGTTCACCAGCGCGACAATCGGCAGATGGGCGAGTTGGTCTACCTGCTCCGGCGGCGGCAGGCGATCGAGCAGCGTCGGCGAGGCAACCAGATGGAAAGGCATGGTTCTGGGCTGGCGAACGATACAGGTTTGGTCGTGCAGAAAGCCGATGCGAATGCCGATATCAATTCTTTCTTCGACCAGATCGCTGTGGATATTCGACAGGTGGAACTCGATCGTAATCGCAGGATACTGGCGCGCGAATTCCGCCAGTATCGGCATGACGACCTCGCTGCCATAGGTATGCGGCGCCGTAAGGCGCACCACGCCGCCGAGATCTTCCGCCGCTTTCCCCTGCGGCTGAAACAGCCTGTTCAACTGATCCATCGCCGTTTTGGCCTGCTCAAGAAAGCCGAGGCCGAAATCCGTGATTCTCACGCTGCGGGTATTGCGGTGGAACAGCTGCTCACCGAGCACCGACTCGAGCTCTTTGATGGCTCGGGTGACTTTTTGCGGGGAAATGCCGAGCCTGGTGGCCGTGTGTTTAAAGTTCATCTCCTCGGCGGCGGCGCAGAAAATGCGCAAGGCTTCTTGTCTGTTTTGCACGTTGACCTCTTTGTTCCAAAAAATGGAATTCTCAAAGCATAACACTTCCATTTACCGGGCGGAAACGGCGGATAAAGTATTCGCACTGGCCCTAACAAGAGGAACGAGAGATGAACCGTATTTCAGGCAAAGTGGTGGTGATTACCGGCGCCAGCAGCGGGCTGGGCGAGGCGACCGCATTACATCTGGCCGCGCAAGGGGCGACGGTGGTGGTGGCGGCGCGCAGGAAAGATCGTCTTGATGCGCTGGTTCGGCAAATCGTTGGCGACGGCGGCACCGCGTTGGCGCTGCAGGTGGATGTGACGAAGCGTCAGGAGGTCGAAGCGATGATCGCCCAGACCGTCAGGCAGTTTGGCAAGATTGATGTCCTGGTCAACAACGCGGGGCTGATGGCGATCGCACCGCTGAGTGCCGTGAAGGTCGATGAATGGGAACGGATGATCGATATCAATGTGAAAGGCGTGCTGTACGGCATCGCGGCAACCTTGCCGCTGTTCGAAAAGCAGCAATTCGGTCATTACATCACCATTTCCTCCATTGCCGGCAAGAAGGTGTTCAGCCCCGGCGGCACGGTCTATAGCGGCACGAAATTCGCGGTCAGCGCGATCGCCGAAGGTTTGCGTCACGAAGTTGGCGGAAAGATCAGAACCACGACGATCGCCCCCGGCCTGATCGACACCGAACTGAAACAGGGCAGTTCGCACGCGGAAAGTTTGCAGGCCGTCGGCGAACTCTACCAGAGCCAGGCAATTTCCGCTGATGCCATCGCGCGCGCCATCGCCTATGCGATCGAGCAGCCTTCGGACGTGGATGTGAGTGAGATTGTCATCAGGCCGACCGTGCAGGAGTTTTAAATCGCCAGGGGGCATTCCCAGGGTTTTTAGCCGTATCTTCTTATCGTTATGAGGTTTTCTATGCGTCGCAATCTGCTTATTGGCGCCTTTTTCGCCGCTTTTTCTGCCGCTGCAATGGCCGCGGCGCCTTTTTCTACAATAGACAATCCCGGGTTCTACCGGATCATGCTGGGCAATGTGGAAGTGACGGCCCTGTCTGATGGCATCAGCCCGATGCCCGCCGATAAAATCTTGATCAACACCCGGCCGCAGCAGCTTGAAAAGGCGATGGCGGCCAACAACCTGTCGCTGCCGTTGCCGACCTCGGTGAACGCCTACCTGATCAATACCGGAAGCAAGCTGGTTCTGGTCGATGCAGGCACCGGCGCGCTGCATGGCAAAGCGCTGGGCAAAATGATGAAAAACCTGAACGCTTCCGGCTATCAGGCGGAGCAGGTGGATGAGATTTATTTAACGCACCTGCATCCCGACCATGTGGGCGGGTTGATGGCGGACAAGCGTCTCGCCTTCCCGAACGCCACCGTCTGGGTGGAAAAAGACGAAGTCGCTTTTTGGCTGAGCGAAGAGAAAAAACGGCAGGCGGAAGAGAAAGATAAACGTTTCTTCGATGCCGCCATCGCCTCATTGCAGCCTTACGTCACGGCGGGGAAGCTGAAAACGTTTGAAGGCAATCAGGTGCTCACCCCGGGCATTTCGGCTATCGATACGCGTGGGCATACGCCAGGACACAGCGTGTTCGCCGTCGAAAGCAAAGGGCAAAAGATGGTGATTCTGGGGGATATGATCCACGTCGCCTCGGTGCAGTTTTCCGATCCGAATGTCGCCATCGCCTATGACATCGACGTCCCCGCCGCCGTTGCGCAGCGCAAGCGGCTGTTCGATGACCTCGCGCAGCAAAGGGCGCTGGTCGCGGGGGCGCATTTGTCCTTCCCGGGCCTTGGCTACATCAATAAACAGGGGAAAGGTTACGACTGGCAGCCGTTGAACTATGGCGCGATGAATCCACATTAATCGGCATGAGAGCAAGGCAAGAAGGCAGACGAACAATGTGAAGGGGCCAGGCGGCCCCTTTTTGCCGACGTTCAGAAAGCCGCTTCCGTGCAGAGCGCAGGGCTTTCACACCGTACGTTGTGTGTTATTTTGGCCGCTGTGGATAACCGGCAATCGGGTAAAAGAGGATGGGCAATTCGGCATTTATGCATCGTTTTGACGCATTGGGCGGGCTTGAACTGCTCGTCGCGGACTTTTCAGACCATCGGTTTGACGTGCATTGGCATGATACCTGGTCGATTGGCGTGGTCCTGCGCGGCGCCAATAACAACAGCGCCAAAGGCGATGCCGACGGTATCGTCAGCCGCGGGCAAGTCAGCCTCATCGCGCCGGGGCAGATGCATGCCGGGACGGTGCTGGGAGAAGAGGGATGCCATTATTTCATGTTTTACCCCAGCCACGAGATGCTGCTGGACGTGGCGGAAAACATGGAGATGCCACTGCCGTCGGCAGTGAAGGGGAAGCATATCGACCATGCGCCTTTCGCCAACCGGCTGTGTGAGGCCGCGACGGTATTGACCGCGGCGCAATCCAGCCGTTTCGACCGGGAGGTGGCCTGGAGCCACTGTGTGGCGGATCTGCTGGCGGTGTGTTCCCCGCGGCGCGCGCCATTGGCAGATGCCGGCATCGCACCGGGCTTGCGCAGGGCGAAAGAGTATCTGCACGATAACCCGGCGCGGGAAGTGCGTCTGGAGAGGCTGGCGCAGGCTGCCGGTCTGTCCAGGTTTCACCTTTGCCGCCAGTTCTCGGCAACATTCGGCTTGTCGCCGAGCCGCTATCAGCGGCAGCTTAGGCTGCAGCAGGCGAAGGTTTTGCTATCCCGGGGCGGCGACATTGCGGAAATCGCCGTCGCCTGCGGGTTCGCCGATCAGTCGCACCTGGGCAGGGCGTTCAAGTCGAGTTACGGCGTGACGCCGCGCGGCTATCGCGATCGCTGCCTGTGAGCAATATCGTTCTATCTCGCCGACTTGCGGGGGCCGACAATGCGCCTATTTACGACGCGAGAAAATCATGGTCATCGAATTATCCACGCTGGGTTTATTTGCCCTTTCGGCCGCCGTCTTAACGCTTATTCCCGGCGCTGATATGCTTTGCGCACTGTCCAATGCCGTCAGCCAGGGAACGAAAGCGGGGCTGATTACCGTATTGGGGGCGGTCACCGGGGTGATATGCCACGTCTGTTTTGCGATTGCCGGCGTCACGGCGCTGATCGCCTCTTCGCCGCTGCTGTATCAGCTTTTCGTCATCGGCGGCGCGCTGTACATCATGTGGGTCGGGTTGGGTATTTTTACCCAGGCAAATGCGATTGGCCTGGAAAGCCACGGCGAGCGCAAAAGCCGCAAAAGGCTCTATTCGCAAGGATTGCTGACCAACCTGCTTAACCCCAAGGCCATTATTTTCATGCTGGCGTTTATTCCGCAGTTTATTCGGGTAGAGGCGGGCAGGCCGGGAATGCAGATGCTGATATTAGGCATTGAGCTCATCATCATCATGTTTCTGATCGAAGTTCCCCTGGTATTTCTGGCGGGAAAGATCGCGCTGAGTATAAAGCGGCGTCCGGTCATCGGGATTTATATCAATAAATGCTTCGGTGGCGTCATTCTGTTATTAGCCTGCGCCATTTTGGCCGCGCGTTTACTCTAAAAATGCCACTTCTCTTTTGGGCAAAGTTGTTCGTTCGATAAGGTTTTATGTTCGCCCCGTTATGCTGCACAGCGAGCATTTACCGTAATCTTCTCCCGAGTTTCACAGACACTGAGGAGAATGACGAATGAAACGCTTTGAAAATAAAGTTGCCCTGGTGACGGGCAGTTCAAAGGGCATTGGCGCCGCCATTGCTAAACGCCTGGCGGCGGAAGGCGCCGTGGTTTTCATTAACTATTCCCGCGGGCGTGAAGATGCCAACCGGTTGGTTAAAGAGATCAATGAGCAGGGCGGCGTCGCTTTTCCGCTGCAGGCCAATGTCGGCATTGAGGCCGAAGTCAACGGCCTGATGCAAAACATTGTCGAGCAGTATGGTCGCCTGGACGTGCTGGTCAATAACGCCGGGGTTTATGCCACCAATAGCCTGGAAGCCTTCAGCGACGCGGAATATGAAAGGCACTTCAATTTAAATGTCAAAGGGCTGATTTATTGCTGCAAGGCGGCGGTCGCCGCCATGCCTGAATCGGGCGGCAGCATCGTCAATATCAGCTCCAGCGTGACCTCGTTTACGCCGGCCAATTCGCTGGTGTATACCGCTTCCAAAGCCGCGGTGGACTCGATCACCAAGACGCTGGCCAATGAGCTTGGCGGGCGCAAGATCCGGGTCAATGCGGTCAATCCTGGCTTGGTCATCACGGAAGGCGTGCATGACAGCGGCTTTTTCGATACCGATTTTAAAACGCACATTGAATCCATCACCCCGCTGGGGCGCATCGGCACACCGGAGGATATCGCCCCGGCCGTGGCCTATCTCGCCTCGGACGAGGCGGGTTGGGTGACCGGCGAGAGCCTGATCGTCGGCGGCGGTTTGCATTAATTTAGCGAAGAATGGAACAGAAATGACATTAGATAAAGCCTACGGGCCACTGATTAACGGCGTATTCGAGCTGGATGGCACGGACATTCATCCCGTGATTTCCCCCTCGACCGGGGAGCGTCTGGCGGATTTGCACTACTGCAACGAACGGGACGTCGAGCGCGCCGTGTTGGCGGCGGAAGCGGCTTTCCCCGCCTGGAAGGCATTAGGGCAGCAGGCCCGCGCTCGCCTGATGGCGCAGCTGGCGGATGTGCTGGAAAGCGATCTGGAAAGAATGGCGCAAATCGACGCGCGGGATGTGGGCCGCTGTATCAGCGAAGTGCGCCGCGATTATCAAACGGCGGTCAGACATTATCGCTATTTCGCCGCAGTTGTCATGGGGCACGAAGACAGCGGCAGAAGCATCGCGGACGGCTACAGCCTGGCGAAACGCGAGCCGCTCGGCGTCTGCGGGCAGATTATCCCCTGGAATGCGCCGGCGATCATGGCGGCGTTCAAGCTGGCGCCGGCGCTGGTGACCGGCAACACGGTGGTACTGAAGGCCGATGAAAACGCCTCGCTCTCCACGCTGGAGCTGGGCAAGATGATCGCCAACATTTTCCCTGCCGGCGTCGTCAACATCATTACCGGGCTCGGGAGCGTGGCGGGGGCGGCGCTGACCGGCAACCGCAAGGTGCGCAAGCTTTCGTTCACCGGCAGCACGGAGGTGGGCAAGCGGGTGGCCAAGGCCGCCGCGGAGCGGCTGGTGCCCGTCACGCTGGAGCTGGGCGGGAAGAGCCCCAATATTGTGTTCCCGGACATCGAAGACCTGGACGCGGTGGTGGACAACGTGACCTTTGCCGCCATCCACAATAACGGTCAGTCCTGCCTGGCGGGCACCCGGCTGTTCGTTCACGCGGACATTTACGACCGTTTCAGCGCCAAACTGGTGACGGCTTTCGAACGGGTGCGCGTCGGTTCACCGCTGGCCGAGCAATCCCGGGTCAGCTGCCTGGTTTCTGAGAAGCAGGGCGAGCGGGTGCTGGCTTATATTCGGACCGGCCTCGAGGAGGGCGCCACCCTGCTGACCGGCGGCAAACGCCGCGCCGTCGCCGGCTGCGAGCATGGCTACTTCATTGAGCCGACGATCTTTGCTGCGGAAAATGGCATGCGCATTTGCCAGGAAGAAATTTTCGGGCCGGTGCTGACGCTGATCAAATGGTCAGACTACGACGAGATGATCGCCCAGGCTAACGACAGCGAATATGGGCTGGCGTCGGGGATCTACACCCGCAGCCTGAAAAACGCCCTGGCGACCGCAGACCGGCTGGAAGCCGGGTCCGTATGGATCAACCGCTACTCGAACATTACCGATGGCACCGCGTTCGGCGGTTACAAGAACAGCGGGATCGGCCGCGAGTTCTGCAAAGAAACGCTCAATGCCTACACGCAAATAAAAACCATCACGCTGCAGACGGATCTGCCCGCGGCCTGGTTTGCAGAATAAGGATAAGACCGGCACAGGGACGTGCCGCCGTTGGCTGCTTCAGGAAATATGGCTGCCGATATAACTCCTTGGCGACGCGCCCATGCTTTTCTTGAACGCGGTGCTGAAGGCGCTTTCCGATTCATATCCCAGGTCAAAGGCGATCTGGGATATTTTTTCTTTATTGGCGACCATTCGCTCGATGGCCAGGCTAAAACGCCAGATGCGAATGTATTCGTTGACGCTGTAGCCGGCCAGCTTTCTGAAGCGGGTGGTGAAGGCGGTGCGCGACATGCCGGCCACGCCGGCGAGCTCGTCCAGGCGCCATTTTCTGCCCGGCTGGTCGTGTATGCGGGTCAGCGCGAGGCCAATATGTTTGTCCGCCATCGCGTAAAACCAGCCCTCGCCGCGGCCGAGCGCGCCGGAAGAGAGCAGCATGCGCAGCGCCTGCGTCAAAATGATCTGCAGCAGATGCTCGGTGATGAGTTCACTGCCCGGGCCGGGATTCTCTATCTCCGACGAGAGGCGGCTCAGGAAATCCTTGATGCCGGCGTTCTCCTCCCGCTGCGTTTTGATCACGATGGGTTCGGGCAGGCTGGTGATAAAGCGGAAGGTATCGTTGATCTGAAATACGAAGCGGCAACCCACAAAGGAGAAATCGCACCCGCCGTTGCTGAAGCATGATGAGCGGTCTTTCATCACGTGAATTTTTGTTATATCGATGGCCGGCGCGTTAGGGTGATCAAAAATGCTGAATTCGCGCCCGCTGGATAAGATCAGCACATCGCCTTGTTCAATCGGGTAACTGTTGGCGTCGCCCGCCAGTTTAATGAAAAAGGATCCGCGCTTGGCGATATAAATTTTCATCCCGGAATAGTCGGGAAACAGCGCTTTGGTATTAGCGCTCATGTCAAACGTCACAATTTTCTGGCTGCTGATTTTTAGCCTGGAAACAATATCGGATAGCGGATCCATTATTACCTGCTTGTCTGATGCGTTTACTGTTGAGCATAGTCGCTATTGCGCCAGGGTTATGCATGATCCCGGCAGTGCGGCGAGGTGAACGCATTATGGGTGAGGCGCCAGCCGGTGTACAGGCTATCCCGCCGTCCTGTCCGAACGATAAGAAAAAAAGTGCGAACGCGAAAGTTCGCGATCCGGTCGGGTGCTACGATCGGTATTTTCCATGATGGTGGCATAATGACTTCTGACCAGACAAACCGCAGCCAGGTGAGCCTATTGGCGGCGTTGACGATCGCTTTATTTTTTATCTTGTTGAACAGCGGCTCTCCTACGCCGTTATATCCCCTCTATCAAGAAACCCTTGGCCTGAGTAATATCGACCTGACCTTCATTTTCTCTTCCTATGGGTTTGGCGTATTGCTGGCCTTGTTTTTATCACGCAGGCTCACCATCACCGATAAAAATGCCCGGCTGCTGGTGGTGGTGTCGCTGATGGTGGTGGTGGTGCCAACGCTGTGCTTTTCCTTTGCTCGTTCTTTGCAGGCGCTGTGCCTGTTCAGGTTTATCTCCGGTTTAGGGGCCGGTACGGCCACGGCCATCATCAACATCTTGTTGATTAACGTCAGCCGCGGCGACAGCGCCAAACGCGCCGCGCTGTTGGGTAGCCTGGCTTTGGTGACCGGCCTGGCGCTGGGCCCGGTGATCAGCAGCGTTTACGCCCAGCTGGCGTTTTACCCGCTCACTTCGCCGGCGGTGACCATCGCCGCATTGGTTTTCCTCTCTGCGATCGCCATCGTCCTGCTTTGGCCGAAGAAAGGATTGCCTACCCTCGGCGTTGCGGACACGAAAACGGCAGAAAAGGGCGCCGGTTTTAGCCAACCGCTGTTCTATCTGCTTGCGCTGTGCGTGTTTATCTCCTGGTCATACGCCGCGCTGATCCTGTCGTTGGGGCCGACGGCCGCGATCCAGGTCTTCGGGCTCCAGTCACCCGCGGGCTTTGGCTATATCGCCACCGGTTATTTACTGGTGGCCGGCGTGGTGCAGTTCACGATCCCGCGTTTTCTGAAGCCTGAGTTTTCTTTGGTGCTAGGGCTGATTGCGCAGGTTTTCTCTATGGTGATGATGACCATGGCGCTCGAAAGCGGTTCTGTGGCCAGCGCGGCGGTGAGTCTGGCGCTGTCCGGCTTCTCATACGGCGCGGTTTTTGTGGGCGGTGCCATCCTGGTCAATAAGCTCTCGCTAGCGGCGCCAGGGTGGAACGCGGTGTCGAAGTTTTACTTTATCGTCTATTTGTTCAATATCATGCCGCCGGCCGCAGGTTGGCTGGCGGATAAAATAGGGGTAGTGGGCGCCTTGTTCGCCGCCATTGTCCTTTTTATGGCGATATACATCGCCTTTGCCGTGCTGGCGCTGTGGGCGCTGTTGCTGAGAAAGGCCTGACGTTTCCGGCGTTGGGGAAGGGCTTTACAAGACCCCCTGGCTTTCATAAGCTTGGCGGCGTGTTTTGGCGCTGATGGTTGGCGATGGTCGCGCATAACAGCGGCTGCCGGCGAACACTCTGCTTTAACACGCCATGTTTTACATAGGTTCAGGTAAGAGAACGGCCCCATCGATGATTGCCGGCGCCCATAGAAGTCGGGCGTTGCAGTGAGGATGGGGTGATGCCGTGCCGGCTTCGGTGATGAGAGGTGTCACCGGTTGCCGCACGCATAGGTTACTGACCTGTTGATGAATTTTTGGATGGCCTGCCATCTAACTCATTACAGGATTAACAGATTGCGATGCTTACCCTAGATCATTCCTCGTTTCACCGCGTTTTTTACCGCATTCACTCCCCCTTCAGCGAGGCCTTCGCACCCATGCCGTCACTCACGGTGCGCGAAAAGGTGCTCGTTGGCCTGCATAAGTAACCCTTGGGAGCCATTTTATGGAATGGAATGTAAACCAAACCACGCTCTCTCGAGCGCAGATGGTTTCCCTGCCGAAGGCGGAAGTGCATGTGCATCTGGAGGGCTGCTTTGAGCCGGAACAGCTCTCGGCCTGGGCGTTATCCTCGGGGATACCGATGCCCAGAAAGCAGGCCGAGCTGCTGAATTTTAACGGGCTTGCCGACTTTCTCGATTTCCTCGATTGGTCCTGCAGCCTGGTGAGCAGCCGCGAACGCCTGGCGCAGTTAAGCTACTCCTATGCACAACGGCTGTCGCGGGATGGCGGGCTGTACGCCGATCTGATTTTCAACCCGACCCATTGGAAAGCGTGGCGCGGCAGGCTCGGTGACATGATCGACGCGATTGACGCCGGTTTGCGCGCGGCCGAAGAAGATGGATTGGCGTCCGTTGGGCTGTGCGTCAGTTTGCTCCGCCGGCAAACCGCCGCCGAGGCGAGTGAGCTGGTGGATTTTTTAACCGCGCTGCGGCACCCCAGAGTGGTCGCGTTGTCCGTCGATGGCAATGAGGCCGTCACCAAAGGCAGCGGTGCGCGTTTCGCGCAGGCTTTCGCCCAGGCGGGCAGGGCCGGGTTGAAGCGAACCGTGCATGCCGGGGAGTCTAGCGGCGCAGAGGGCGTGCGCGACGCCATCTTGCTGCTGGGGGCCGACCGCATCGATCACGGCGTTCGGGCGATAGACGACCCGGCCGTCGTGGCGCTGTTGGCCGAACGGCGTATCCCCATCGGCGTATGCCTGACCTCGAACATCAAACTGGGCGTCTATCCCGGCTACGCGGAACATCCGCTGCGCCGGCTGCGGGATGCCGGGGTCATCGCGACCATCAATACCGACGACCCGGTCTTATTGCACACCACGTTGGTGGATGAATATCTGATCTGTCAGAGCGAATTTGCATTTTCCACCCAGGATATCGTCGATGTGGCCCTGAATGCTTTTGCCGCCAGTTTCGCCGGCGACGAGGCAAAAACGGAGTATCGGAAGAAAATGGATCTTTGGGTTGCCTCTCTTAATACAGAAAATGGAGACAAGCGGTGAGCGAGAAGAAAATAAAATTATATTTTGACTGCGATACCGGCATCGATGATGCGATGGCGCTGGGCTATTTGCTCGCAGAAAGCGACAAGGTGGATATTCTGGCGATCGGCACGGTTTGCGGCAACGTCGCCGCCGATGCCGGAGCCAGAAATACGCTGGAGCTTGCCCGCCTGGCCGGTTTTCCCGCGATCCCCGTCGCCGTGGGGGAACGGGACTACCTGCGCCAGGCGTATCTTTGCGATGTGCAGCATATACACGGTGACAACGGCA
It includes:
- a CDS encoding LysR family transcriptional regulator; translation: MQNRQEALRIFCAAAEEMNFKHTATRLGISPQKVTRAIKELESVLGEQLFHRNTRSVRITDFGLGFLEQAKTAMDQLNRLFQPQGKAAEDLGGVVRLTAPHTYGSEVVMPILAEFARQYPAITIEFHLSNIHSDLVEERIDIGIRIGFLHDQTCIVRQPRTMPFHLVASPTLLDRLPPPEQVDQLAHLPIVALVNRKTGRYWPWEFSQKRYLYPKSAAFVTDTPDIERKAVLAGLGFGQLAGYLVEKHLAAGELVAVLPGDAPPPWPVNLYHTHQHACPARVRVVFDYLFNQLSQG
- a CDS encoding SDR family oxidoreductase; this translates as MNRISGKVVVITGASSGLGEATALHLAAQGATVVVAARRKDRLDALVRQIVGDGGTALALQVDVTKRQEVEAMIAQTVRQFGKIDVLVNNAGLMAIAPLSAVKVDEWERMIDINVKGVLYGIAATLPLFEKQQFGHYITISSIAGKKVFSPGGTVYSGTKFAVSAIAEGLRHEVGGKIRTTTIAPGLIDTELKQGSSHAESLQAVGELYQSQAISADAIARAIAYAIEQPSDVDVSEIVIRPTVQEF
- a CDS encoding MBL fold metallo-hydrolase encodes the protein MRRNLLIGAFFAAFSAAAMAAAPFSTIDNPGFYRIMLGNVEVTALSDGISPMPADKILINTRPQQLEKAMAANNLSLPLPTSVNAYLINTGSKLVLVDAGTGALHGKALGKMMKNLNASGYQAEQVDEIYLTHLHPDHVGGLMADKRLAFPNATVWVEKDEVAFWLSEEKKRQAEEKDKRFFDAAIASLQPYVTAGKLKTFEGNQVLTPGISAIDTRGHTPGHSVFAVESKGQKMVILGDMIHVASVQFSDPNVAIAYDIDVPAAVAQRKRLFDDLAQQRALVAGAHLSFPGLGYINKQGKGYDWQPLNYGAMNPH
- a CDS encoding AraC family transcriptional regulator, translated to MGNSAFMHRFDALGGLELLVADFSDHRFDVHWHDTWSIGVVLRGANNNSAKGDADGIVSRGQVSLIAPGQMHAGTVLGEEGCHYFMFYPSHEMLLDVAENMEMPLPSAVKGKHIDHAPFANRLCEAATVLTAAQSSRFDREVAWSHCVADLLAVCSPRRAPLADAGIAPGLRRAKEYLHDNPAREVRLERLAQAAGLSRFHLCRQFSATFGLSPSRYQRQLRLQQAKVLLSRGGDIAEIAVACGFADQSHLGRAFKSSYGVTPRGYRDRCL
- a CDS encoding LysE family translocator, encoding MVIELSTLGLFALSAAVLTLIPGADMLCALSNAVSQGTKAGLITVLGAVTGVICHVCFAIAGVTALIASSPLLYQLFVIGGALYIMWVGLGIFTQANAIGLESHGERKSRKRLYSQGLLTNLLNPKAIIFMLAFIPQFIRVEAGRPGMQMLILGIELIIIMFLIEVPLVFLAGKIALSIKRRPVIGIYINKCFGGVILLLACAILAARLL
- a CDS encoding SDR family NAD(P)-dependent oxidoreductase; translation: MKRFENKVALVTGSSKGIGAAIAKRLAAEGAVVFINYSRGREDANRLVKEINEQGGVAFPLQANVGIEAEVNGLMQNIVEQYGRLDVLVNNAGVYATNSLEAFSDAEYERHFNLNVKGLIYCCKAAVAAMPESGGSIVNISSSVTSFTPANSLVYTASKAAVDSITKTLANELGGRKIRVNAVNPGLVITEGVHDSGFFDTDFKTHIESITPLGRIGTPEDIAPAVAYLASDEAGWVTGESLIVGGGLH
- a CDS encoding aldehyde dehydrogenase family protein, giving the protein MTLDKAYGPLINGVFELDGTDIHPVISPSTGERLADLHYCNERDVERAVLAAEAAFPAWKALGQQARARLMAQLADVLESDLERMAQIDARDVGRCISEVRRDYQTAVRHYRYFAAVVMGHEDSGRSIADGYSLAKREPLGVCGQIIPWNAPAIMAAFKLAPALVTGNTVVLKADENASLSTLELGKMIANIFPAGVVNIITGLGSVAGAALTGNRKVRKLSFTGSTEVGKRVAKAAAERLVPVTLELGGKSPNIVFPDIEDLDAVVDNVTFAAIHNNGQSCLAGTRLFVHADIYDRFSAKLVTAFERVRVGSPLAEQSRVSCLVSEKQGERVLAYIRTGLEEGATLLTGGKRRAVAGCEHGYFIEPTIFAAENGMRICQEEIFGPVLTLIKWSDYDEMIAQANDSEYGLASGIYTRSLKNALATADRLEAGSVWINRYSNITDGTAFGGYKNSGIGREFCKETLNAYTQIKTITLQTDLPAAWFAE
- a CDS encoding AraC family transcriptional regulator; translation: MDPLSDIVSRLKISSQKIVTFDMSANTKALFPDYSGMKIYIAKRGSFFIKLAGDANSYPIEQGDVLILSSGREFSIFDHPNAPAIDITKIHVMKDRSSCFSNGGCDFSFVGCRFVFQINDTFRFITSLPEPIVIKTQREENAGIKDFLSRLSSEIENPGPGSELITEHLLQIILTQALRMLLSSGALGRGEGWFYAMADKHIGLALTRIHDQPGRKWRLDELAGVAGMSRTAFTTRFRKLAGYSVNEYIRIWRFSLAIERMVANKEKISQIAFDLGYESESAFSTAFKKSMGASPRSYIGSHIS
- a CDS encoding MFS transporter; translated protein: MYRLSRRPVRTIRKKVRTRKFAIRSGATIGIFHDGGIMTSDQTNRSQVSLLAALTIALFFILLNSGSPTPLYPLYQETLGLSNIDLTFIFSSYGFGVLLALFLSRRLTITDKNARLLVVVSLMVVVVPTLCFSFARSLQALCLFRFISGLGAGTATAIINILLINVSRGDSAKRAALLGSLALVTGLALGPVISSVYAQLAFYPLTSPAVTIAALVFLSAIAIVLLWPKKGLPTLGVADTKTAEKGAGFSQPLFYLLALCVFISWSYAALILSLGPTAAIQVFGLQSPAGFGYIATGYLLVAGVVQFTIPRFLKPEFSLVLGLIAQVFSMVMMTMALESGSVASAAVSLALSGFSYGAVFVGGAILVNKLSLAAPGWNAVSKFYFIVYLFNIMPPAAGWLADKIGVVGALFAAIVLFMAIYIAFAVLALWALLLRKA
- the add gene encoding adenosine deaminase, with protein sequence MEWNVNQTTLSRAQMVSLPKAEVHVHLEGCFEPEQLSAWALSSGIPMPRKQAELLNFNGLADFLDFLDWSCSLVSSRERLAQLSYSYAQRLSRDGGLYADLIFNPTHWKAWRGRLGDMIDAIDAGLRAAEEDGLASVGLCVSLLRRQTAAEASELVDFLTALRHPRVVALSVDGNEAVTKGSGARFAQAFAQAGRAGLKRTVHAGESSGAEGVRDAILLLGADRIDHGVRAIDDPAVVALLAERRIPIGVCLTSNIKLGVYPGYAEHPLRRLRDAGVIATINTDDPVLLHTTLVDEYLICQSEFAFSTQDIVDVALNAFAASFAGDEAKTEYRKKMDLWVASLNTENGDKR